One window from the genome of Gemmatimonadota bacterium encodes:
- the aceE gene encoding pyruvate dehydrogenase (acetyl-transferring), homodimeric type has protein sequence MTTDVEPDVASLELHEWLESIEYVISQGDPERTRRILAALESRAAESGVRLPFSANTPYVNTFPVELQEAYPGDRDLERRIKNIVRWNALAMVVRANRADGSIGGHISTYASSATLYEVGFNHFFRNRNGSHEGDLLFVQGHAAPGIYARAYLEGRISEEQLKNFRHEVNTPGLSSYPHPWLMPDFWEFPTVSMGLGAITGIYQARFMKYLENRGIKKPSDSKVWVMMGDGEMDEPESLGAITVPVVENLDNLIFVINCNLQRLDGPVRGNHKIIQELEAIFRGAGWNVIKCIWGSDWDPLLEKDGDGLLVNRMHETVDGQYQKYSMASGEYIRNKFFGVHPDLKKMVEHLSDAQLQHLRRGGHDPLKVYHAYKAAVENDGAPTVILMKTIKGYGLGDSGQGANSTHQIKKMEDRDLLAFRDRFRIPVSDEDVAEVPFYKPPDDSEEIQYLHERRRALGGYVPSRRTTFTPLHAPKQDKYRKYYEGTDRQVSTTMAFVNILSDLMRDKEIGNLIVPIVPDEARTFGMEALFRQSGIYSPVGQLYDPVDSETLLYYRESKDGQLLEEGISEAGAMSSFIAAGTAYATYDINTIPFFIYYSMFGLQRVGDLVWSAGDMRCKGFLVGATSGRTTLAGEGLQHQDGNSHLLAYPVPNLLAYDPAYGYELAVIIEEGIRRMYEEQEDVFYYLTVHNENYAMPPMPGDPEATREGILKGMYLFRESEMEDGGLRVQLFGSGAILNEVLKAGRILEEQYGVAADVWSITSYKALHNEAVDVERWNIMHPEETPRVPYVTSCVADVPGPYVAACDYVKALPDTVSAWFPGHLITLGADGFGRSDSRAALRDFFEVDARYIALSALYGLMRDGKLPASTLKQAMSNLEIDADKPNPLML, from the coding sequence ATGACAACGGACGTGGAACCCGATGTAGCATCGCTGGAACTTCACGAATGGCTCGAATCGATTGAGTACGTCATTTCGCAGGGCGACCCGGAGCGGACCCGCCGCATCCTCGCGGCACTGGAGTCCCGGGCCGCCGAGTCCGGCGTACGCCTTCCCTTCTCCGCCAACACGCCCTACGTCAACACATTTCCGGTCGAACTGCAGGAAGCCTATCCCGGCGACCGCGACCTGGAACGGCGCATCAAGAACATCGTGCGCTGGAACGCGCTTGCCATGGTGGTCCGGGCCAATCGGGCCGACGGCTCCATCGGCGGGCACATCTCCACCTACGCGTCGTCCGCGACGCTCTACGAGGTGGGGTTCAACCACTTCTTCCGCAACCGGAACGGAAGCCACGAAGGCGATCTCCTCTTCGTCCAGGGCCACGCGGCGCCCGGCATCTACGCGCGGGCCTACCTGGAAGGCCGCATCTCCGAAGAGCAGCTCAAGAACTTCCGCCACGAGGTGAATACGCCCGGCCTGTCGTCCTATCCCCACCCATGGCTGATGCCGGACTTCTGGGAATTCCCCACGGTGTCCATGGGCCTCGGCGCCATCACCGGCATCTACCAGGCCCGTTTCATGAAATACCTGGAGAACCGGGGGATCAAGAAACCGAGCGATTCCAAGGTGTGGGTCATGATGGGCGACGGGGAGATGGACGAGCCCGAGTCCCTCGGCGCCATTACCGTGCCGGTCGTCGAAAACCTCGACAACCTCATCTTCGTGATCAACTGCAACCTGCAGCGGCTCGACGGCCCGGTCCGTGGCAACCACAAGATCATCCAGGAGCTGGAGGCCATCTTCCGGGGCGCGGGATGGAACGTGATCAAGTGCATCTGGGGCAGCGACTGGGACCCCCTCCTGGAAAAGGACGGCGACGGGCTCCTCGTGAACCGCATGCACGAGACGGTGGACGGCCAGTACCAGAAGTACAGCATGGCGTCCGGCGAATACATCCGGAACAAGTTCTTCGGCGTCCATCCGGACCTGAAGAAGATGGTGGAACACCTGTCCGATGCGCAGCTGCAGCACCTGCGGCGGGGCGGCCACGATCCGCTCAAGGTCTACCACGCCTACAAGGCCGCCGTTGAGAACGATGGCGCGCCGACGGTCATCCTGATGAAGACGATCAAGGGATACGGACTGGGCGACAGCGGGCAGGGCGCCAACAGCACCCACCAGATCAAGAAGATGGAGGACAGAGACCTGCTGGCCTTCCGGGACCGGTTCCGGATCCCGGTTTCCGATGAAGACGTGGCCGAAGTGCCCTTCTACAAGCCGCCCGATGACAGCGAGGAGATCCAGTATCTTCATGAGCGGCGCAGGGCCCTCGGCGGCTACGTGCCCTCCCGGCGGACGACCTTCACGCCGCTTCACGCGCCGAAGCAGGACAAGTACCGCAAGTACTACGAGGGGACCGACCGGCAGGTGTCGACGACCATGGCCTTCGTCAACATCCTGTCGGACCTGATGCGCGACAAGGAAATCGGCAACCTGATCGTTCCCATCGTCCCCGACGAGGCCCGGACCTTCGGCATGGAGGCTCTGTTCCGGCAGTCCGGCATCTACTCCCCGGTGGGGCAGCTTTACGACCCGGTGGACAGCGAAACGCTCCTGTACTACCGCGAATCGAAAGACGGCCAGTTGCTGGAAGAGGGCATTTCGGAAGCGGGCGCCATGTCGTCCTTCATCGCCGCCGGCACGGCCTACGCCACCTACGACATCAACACCATCCCCTTCTTCATCTACTATTCCATGTTCGGCCTGCAGCGCGTCGGCGACCTGGTCTGGTCCGCGGGCGATATGAGATGCAAGGGATTCCTCGTCGGCGCCACGTCGGGGCGGACCACGCTGGCAGGCGAAGGGCTCCAGCACCAGGACGGCAACAGCCACCTGCTGGCCTACCCCGTGCCGAACCTGCTGGCCTACGACCCGGCCTACGGCTACGAACTGGCGGTGATCATCGAAGAGGGCATCCGGCGCATGTACGAGGAACAGGAAGACGTGTTCTACTACCTGACCGTGCACAACGAGAACTACGCCATGCCGCCCATGCCCGGCGACCCCGAGGCGACCCGGGAGGGCATCCTCAAGGGGATGTACCTCTTCCGCGAATCGGAAATGGAGGACGGCGGCCTGCGCGTCCAGCTCTTCGGCAGCGGCGCCATCCTGAACGAGGTGCTCAAGGCCGGCCGGATCCTGGAGGAACAGTACGGCGTGGCCGCGGACGTCTGGAGCATCACCAGCTACAAGGCGCTGCACAACGAAGCGGTGGACGTGGAGCGGTGGAACATCATGCATCCCGAGGAAACGCCGCGCGTGCCCTACGTGACTTCCTGCGTGGCCGACGTGCCGGGCCCCTACGTGGCGGCCTGCGATTACGTGAAAGCGCTGCCTGACACGGTGTCCGCCTGGTTCCCTGGCCACCTGATCACGCTCGGTGCCGATGGCTTCGGACGCAGCGACAGCCGCGCAGCCCTGCGGGATTTCTTCGAGGTGGACGCCCGCTATATCGCGCTGTCCGCGCTCTACGGCCTGATGCGCGACGGCAAACTGCCGGCTTCCACGCTGAAGCAGGCGATGTCCAACCTGGAGATCGACGCCGACAAGCCGAATCCGCTCATGCTGTAG
- a CDS encoding branched-chain alpha-keto acid dehydrogenase subunit E2, with the protein MATPFNLPALGENVDAGTVVGILVAVGDQVEENQPVLEIETDKANLEVPSGFSGVVTEILVENGATAEVGAPVLMYEEGAGEGAADGEDTAAGEAAAAAVETTTPAAGEAAAAEAHEQAEAEAPAEETREPTPESSQTPSAPPATTASPEPSTPPAADAGSPEKTAAPSPPAPVVPAATSTSGAPVPAAPSVRRFAREIGLDIGQVPGTGPDGRISVEDVKSHSRQLSAGRAPGGPAPSVPASLPDFAKWGPVETEPMSNLRRAAAEHLSAAWTNIPHVTYADKADVTDMEALRKQFGPAAEAAGGKLTMTAIALKIVAAALKRFPLFNASVDMAGQEIIHKKYYHVGVAVDTDRGLVVPVIRDVDRKNMVELSVELSEVAARARDRKLPPDDMQGNTFTISNLGGFGGTFFAPIINAPDVAILGLARSRMEQVYVDGAFQPRLMLPLMISYDHRLIDGADGARFMQWLVQAFEEPFLLSLEG; encoded by the coding sequence ATGGCGACGCCTTTCAATCTTCCGGCGCTGGGTGAAAACGTCGACGCGGGTACCGTGGTGGGTATCCTGGTCGCCGTCGGGGATCAAGTCGAAGAAAACCAGCCCGTCCTGGAGATCGAGACCGACAAGGCCAACCTCGAGGTGCCGTCGGGATTCAGCGGGGTGGTGACGGAGATCCTCGTGGAGAACGGCGCGACGGCCGAGGTGGGCGCTCCAGTCCTGATGTATGAAGAAGGGGCGGGGGAGGGCGCGGCTGATGGCGAGGACACGGCAGCCGGCGAGGCCGCGGCAGCAGCCGTAGAGACCACGACGCCGGCAGCCGGCGAGGCCGCCGCCGCGGAAGCACATGAACAGGCGGAAGCCGAAGCGCCTGCCGAGGAAACCCGCGAGCCCACCCCAGAGTCCTCTCAGACGCCGTCTGCGCCGCCTGCAACGACCGCTTCGCCGGAACCGAGTACGCCGCCTGCCGCGGACGCGGGTTCCCCAGAGAAAACCGCAGCGCCTTCACCGCCGGCCCCGGTCGTTCCCGCGGCCACTTCCACTTCAGGCGCGCCGGTACCCGCGGCGCCTTCCGTACGCCGCTTCGCCCGGGAGATCGGCCTCGACATCGGCCAGGTACCGGGAACCGGTCCCGACGGCCGCATATCCGTCGAAGACGTCAAATCTCATTCCAGGCAGTTGAGCGCCGGCCGCGCGCCCGGTGGCCCTGCACCATCCGTTCCGGCATCGCTGCCGGACTTCGCGAAATGGGGCCCGGTGGAAACCGAGCCCATGAGCAACCTGCGCCGTGCCGCCGCGGAACACCTGTCCGCCGCGTGGACGAACATCCCTCACGTCACCTACGCCGACAAGGCCGACGTCACCGACATGGAAGCCCTGCGCAAGCAGTTCGGTCCCGCGGCCGAAGCCGCCGGCGGCAAGCTGACCATGACCGCCATCGCCCTGAAGATCGTGGCCGCGGCGCTCAAGCGCTTTCCCCTCTTCAATGCCAGCGTCGACATGGCTGGCCAGGAGATCATCCACAAGAAGTACTACCACGTGGGCGTGGCCGTCGATACGGACCGCGGCCTGGTCGTGCCGGTCATCCGGGACGTGGACCGAAAGAACATGGTCGAACTGTCTGTCGAACTTTCCGAGGTCGCCGCCCGGGCGCGGGACAGGAAGCTCCCGCCGGACGATATGCAGGGGAACACCTTCACGATCTCGAACCTGGGCGGGTTCGGCGGGACCTTCTTCGCGCCGATCATCAATGCGCCCGACGTGGCCATCCTGGGGCTGGCGCGCAGCCGCATGGAACAGGTCTACGTGGATGGCGCGTTCCAGCCGCGTCTCATGCTGCCGCTGATGATCTCCTACGACCACCGGCTCATAGACGGCGCGGACGGCGCCCGCTTCATGCAGTGGCTCGTACAGGCCTTCGAGGAACCCTTCCTGCTCAGCCTGGAGGGTTGA
- the ychF gene encoding redox-regulated ATPase YchF, with protein sequence MQIGLVGLPGSGNTTLFNALVRANAETGGYAGQNTANRGTIRVPDPRLERLSTLFNPRKTTFATVEYLDIGGITAGSGRQEELQGAGGLADLRSMDVLVHVLRGFPDLTGTPVTPGADFETVELELAIADLEVIERRLTRLSKEARSTKQPDLVREWELLEQCKSEIEGGGSIRNLEFSPEDEKRLRGYRFLSQKQVLLVLNIPEEDLGSEAGRLKELGEFTEGLDTLALCAKVEMEIAQLDEDDAGAFLDDLGIEESALNRMITASYQLLNLISFFTVNDNEVRAWTVTRGVTAPEAAGTVHSDMERGFIRAETLDWQAMLELGGWQAAKEKGTLRVEGKQYVVADGDVINVRFSV encoded by the coding sequence TTGCAGATCGGCCTTGTCGGGCTGCCCGGTTCCGGGAATACCACGTTGTTCAACGCGCTGGTCAGGGCCAACGCGGAAACCGGCGGTTACGCGGGGCAGAATACGGCCAACCGGGGGACGATCCGCGTCCCGGATCCGCGTTTGGAGCGCCTTTCCACTCTGTTCAATCCACGCAAGACCACCTTCGCCACCGTTGAATACCTCGATATAGGCGGCATTACGGCCGGTTCGGGACGGCAGGAGGAACTGCAGGGCGCAGGGGGACTCGCCGACCTGCGCTCCATGGACGTCCTCGTGCACGTTTTGCGTGGCTTCCCGGACCTGACCGGCACGCCCGTCACACCGGGCGCGGATTTCGAGACGGTTGAGCTGGAACTCGCTATCGCCGACCTCGAGGTCATCGAGCGCCGGCTGACCCGCCTTTCGAAGGAGGCCCGGTCCACGAAGCAGCCCGACCTGGTGCGGGAGTGGGAACTGCTCGAACAGTGCAAGTCGGAGATCGAGGGCGGCGGGAGTATCCGGAATCTCGAGTTTTCGCCTGAGGACGAGAAGAGACTGCGCGGCTACCGGTTCCTCTCGCAGAAGCAGGTGCTTCTCGTGTTGAATATCCCCGAGGAAGATCTGGGCTCGGAAGCGGGCAGACTGAAAGAACTGGGTGAATTCACCGAAGGGCTGGATACGCTGGCGCTCTGTGCGAAGGTCGAAATGGAGATCGCCCAGCTCGACGAGGACGACGCCGGCGCCTTCCTGGACGATCTGGGCATCGAGGAATCGGCCCTGAACCGCATGATCACCGCCTCTTACCAGTTGCTGAACCTGATCTCATTCTTTACCGTGAATGACAACGAAGTCAGGGCCTGGACCGTCACGCGGGGCGTTACGGCGCCCGAAGCCGCCGGGACGGTGCATTCCGACATGGAACGGGGATTCATCCGGGCCGAAACGCTGGACTGGCAGGCGATGCTCGAACTCGGTGGATGGCAGGCCGCGAAGGAGAAAGGCACGCTGCGCGTGGAAGGCAAGCAGTACGTCGTCGCGGACGGGGACGTGATAAACGTGCGCTTTAGCGTGTGA
- a CDS encoding M20 family metallopeptidase — protein sequence MFDPLQVTRELIAFNSISSNSNAAVSDYLQDQLDRVGFEVERITYQDDNGVEKVNLIGRKGEGKGGLALLGHSDTVPVDGWEKDPFTAEIRDNRIYGRGSCDMKGALSTMLAAGAAFEASELSAPICLVFTADEEVGCWGAAEVSERSELLTGGGLRYGIICEPTRMEVVRAHKGAVFMRGETEGKAAHSSTGRGVNAHHAMIPFLVEMKAIHDELRSDARHLNDEFDPPFSDWNIGVNDGGVALNMTAPKSTCTVYYRPMPGQDQEALLDRTRQAAERNGVGLTIQKIGDPFSTPADSELVRTALRITGTEKAHTVPYGTDGLVFGRTMELILLGPGDIRQAHTVDEWMDLDQFDLAIDAYKAMIRAFCV from the coding sequence ATGTTCGATCCCCTCCAGGTCACCAGGGAGCTGATCGCGTTCAATTCGATCAGCTCCAACAGCAATGCCGCCGTATCGGATTACCTCCAGGACCAGCTTGACCGTGTCGGTTTCGAGGTCGAGCGCATCACCTACCAGGACGACAACGGTGTGGAAAAGGTCAACCTCATCGGCCGCAAGGGCGAGGGGAAGGGCGGTCTCGCGCTGCTGGGCCATTCGGACACCGTTCCGGTGGACGGTTGGGAAAAGGACCCTTTTACGGCCGAGATCCGGGACAACCGGATATACGGCCGCGGGAGTTGCGACATGAAGGGCGCCCTGTCCACCATGCTGGCGGCGGGGGCGGCCTTCGAGGCGTCGGAACTCTCCGCGCCGATCTGTCTCGTGTTCACCGCCGACGAGGAGGTCGGGTGCTGGGGCGCGGCCGAAGTCAGCGAGCGGTCCGAACTCCTGACCGGCGGCGGGCTGCGCTACGGGATCATCTGCGAGCCGACGCGCATGGAAGTCGTACGGGCGCATAAAGGCGCGGTTTTCATGCGGGGCGAGACGGAGGGCAAGGCGGCCCACAGCAGTACCGGCAGGGGCGTCAACGCCCATCACGCCATGATCCCCTTTCTCGTGGAGATGAAGGCCATCCACGACGAGTTGCGATCGGACGCCAGGCATCTGAACGATGAGTTTGATCCCCCCTTCTCAGACTGGAACATCGGAGTCAACGACGGCGGCGTCGCCCTGAACATGACGGCGCCTAAAAGCACATGCACGGTCTACTACCGACCGATGCCCGGGCAGGACCAGGAAGCCCTCCTGGACCGGACCCGGCAGGCGGCCGAACGGAACGGCGTGGGACTGACGATCCAGAAGATCGGGGACCCCTTCAGCACGCCCGCGGACTCGGAGCTGGTCCGGACGGCGCTGCGGATCACCGGCACGGAGAAGGCCCACACGGTTCCCTACGGCACCGACGGCCTGGTCTTCGGCAGGACGATGGAGCTGATCCTGCTCGGTCCCGGGGACATCCGCCAGGCCCACACGGTGGACGAATGGATGGACCTGGACCAGTTCGACCTGGCAATCGACGCGTACAAGGCGATGATCCGCGCGTTTTGTGTTTGA
- a CDS encoding 50S ribosomal protein L9: MKLILTESVRNVGSVGEIVDVSNGFGRNYLMLTKKAIPATPGNLKMLQGKLKRQLALEARTREQAEVLAGVLEEVSITAVVQVGEEDRMFGSVTQQHIADLLKEKGYEIDRRRIHLDEPIKALGIYTVPIALHAQVEAGVKLWVVKE; encoded by the coding sequence GTGAAGCTCATTTTGACCGAGTCGGTGCGGAACGTGGGAAGCGTCGGTGAAATCGTGGACGTTTCCAACGGGTTCGGCAGGAACTACCTGATGCTGACGAAGAAGGCCATTCCGGCGACGCCCGGTAACCTGAAGATGCTTCAGGGCAAACTGAAGCGGCAGTTGGCCCTGGAAGCCAGGACGCGGGAACAGGCCGAAGTACTCGCCGGCGTCCTCGAAGAGGTCTCCATCACCGCCGTCGTCCAGGTCGGAGAAGAAGACCGCATGTTCGGTTCCGTCACCCAGCAGCACATCGCCGATCTGCTGAAGGAGAAGGGCTACGAAATCGACCGGCGCAGGATCCATCTCGACGAGCCCATCAAGGCGCTGGGCATTTACACCGTTCCCATCGCGCTGCACGCCCAGGTAGAGGCCGGCGTGAAGCTCTGGGTGGTCAAGGAATAA
- the rpsR gene encoding 30S ribosomal protein S18 has translation MNQSRMTRGRKQKRIPGRIKNIDYKDPKALRRFVTERGKIVPSRISGASALCQRRLAKAIKRARAIGLLPFIEETYK, from the coding sequence ATGAATCAATCCAGGATGACCAGGGGGAGAAAGCAGAAGCGCATACCGGGCCGCATCAAGAACATCGATTACAAGGACCCGAAGGCGCTCCGGCGCTTCGTCACCGAACGGGGCAAGATCGTGCCGAGCCGGATTTCCGGCGCGAGCGCACTTTGCCAGCGGCGCCTGGCAAAGGCCATCAAGCGGGCCCGGGCCATCGGCCTGCTCCCCTTTATCGAAGAAACCTACAAGTAG
- the rpsF gene encoding 30S ribosomal protein S6: MSEPANNLRSMHVRSYETVVIIDSKLEEAPLEEEISAIEGLIASNQGEVLDTERWGSRKLSYEINDAHQGNFTLIRFDGEPALVDVLDRSFKLNGRVLRHMTKRVRKHPAHVYEKAEQAEKTEQADKAEQADKKTGAEA, translated from the coding sequence TTGAGCGAACCCGCAAACAACTTAAGGAGCATGCACGTGCGGTCCTATGAAACAGTAGTGATTATCGATTCCAAACTCGAAGAAGCGCCGCTCGAGGAAGAAATCTCCGCCATCGAGGGGCTCATCGCGTCGAACCAGGGAGAAGTCCTCGACACGGAACGTTGGGGAAGCCGGAAGCTCAGCTACGAGATCAACGACGCCCACCAGGGCAATTTCACGCTGATCCGTTTCGACGGCGAACCGGCCCTGGTGGACGTGCTGGACCGGTCGTTCAAGTTGAACGGTCGCGTGCTCAGGCACATGACGAAACGGGTCAGGAAGCATCCGGCCCATGTATACGAGAAGGCGGAACAGGCCGAGAAAACCGAGCAGGCCGATAAGGCGGAACAGGCCGATAAGAAAACGGGAGCGGAAGCATGA
- a CDS encoding aminoacyl-tRNA hydrolase produces the protein MCQHADSGSLRPEGPSMHAFIGLGNPGVRYVDTRHNAGFGVIDTWLRRLGLELAPVSERFHGAVAKIGGLPVALVKPVTFMNRSGCAVREAVGHYELDVDRIVVVCDDVNLPFGTLRLRAKGSHGGHRGLESIIEALGTEAFARQRIGIDVPRDADTLVDYVLETFSEEEATDLPIVLDRASDQLEVFVSEGCGEAANKYNGPSFTD, from the coding sequence ATGTGTCAGCATGCCGATTCCGGTTCCTTGCGGCCTGAGGGTCCGTCCATGCATGCCTTCATCGGCCTCGGCAATCCCGGCGTCCGGTATGTGGACACGCGCCACAACGCCGGTTTCGGTGTGATCGACACCTGGCTTCGGCGCCTCGGTCTTGAACTCGCCCCGGTAAGCGAGCGGTTTCACGGCGCCGTCGCGAAAATCGGCGGACTGCCCGTGGCGCTGGTCAAGCCGGTGACCTTCATGAACCGTAGCGGATGCGCGGTCCGGGAGGCGGTGGGACATTACGAACTCGACGTCGATCGCATCGTGGTCGTCTGCGACGACGTCAACCTGCCCTTCGGAACACTGCGCCTCAGGGCGAAAGGCAGTCATGGCGGCCACCGGGGCCTGGAATCCATTATCGAGGCGCTGGGCACGGAAGCGTTCGCCCGTCAGCGCATCGGCATCGATGTCCCCCGGGACGCCGATACGCTGGTCGATTACGTGCTGGAGACGTTTTCCGAAGAGGAAGCAACGGATCTGCCCATCGTCCTCGACCGGGCCAGCGACCAACTGGAGGTGTTCGTAAGCGAAGGTTGCGGCGAGGCCGCGAACAAGTATAACGGTCCTTCATTCACGGACTGA
- a CDS encoding 50S ribosomal protein L25, with protein sequence MNQVSLKARQRTDTGKQVAKSLRRDGALPAVVYGSGESSTPLTLDYREFESLLRKTRGESVVINLEIEGMEDKKALLRDIQRDFLRNQLLHADFQQIRMSDRITTEVSLVMIGEPIGVTRDGGVLDQSLRVVEISCVASEIPEHLEVDISELGMGNTIHISDLSFENVEIVTDGEVAVVSVLTPMAEEPEEEEVDLEQEEPEIIGQAREDGEEEDEDEDGKED encoded by the coding sequence ATGAACCAGGTATCGTTAAAGGCCCGTCAGCGGACGGACACCGGCAAGCAGGTCGCCAAGTCGCTTCGGCGGGACGGCGCGCTGCCCGCCGTGGTCTACGGCAGCGGGGAGTCTTCCACGCCGCTGACCCTCGACTATCGTGAGTTCGAGAGCTTACTCAGAAAGACCCGGGGCGAGAGCGTCGTCATCAACCTGGAAATCGAAGGCATGGAGGATAAGAAGGCCCTGTTGCGGGATATACAACGGGATTTCCTGAGAAACCAATTGCTGCACGCCGATTTCCAGCAGATCAGGATGAGCGACCGGATCACCACGGAGGTTTCGCTCGTGATGATCGGTGAGCCCATCGGCGTGACGAGAGACGGCGGCGTGCTCGACCAGTCCCTGCGGGTGGTCGAAATCAGTTGCGTCGCTTCCGAGATTCCCGAGCACCTGGAAGTGGATATCAGCGAACTGGGCATGGGCAATACGATCCACATCAGTGATCTTTCCTTCGAGAACGTCGAAATCGTGACCGACGGTGAGGTCGCCGTGGTATCCGTACTGACGCCGATGGCCGAGGAGCCGGAGGAAGAGGAAGTCGACCTGGAGCAGGAAGAGCCGGAAATCATTGGCCAGGCCCGGGAAGACGGCGAGGAAGAAGACGAGGACGAGGACGGCAAAGAAGACTAG
- a CDS encoding ribose-phosphate pyrophosphokinase: protein MTRLNRGTGGGRHVAVGLKILSGNSNAPLAKDICEYLGVSLGKAAVSRFSDDEIRIHINEDIRGTDVFVVQSTNSPAENLVELLLLLDAAKRASARRATAVIPYYGYARQDRKAGPRVPISAKVMANLIAAAGADRVLTMDLHAPQIQGFFDIPLDHLYSAPVFTRRLRELGTSDDLVIASPDAGGMAMARSYGRRLNCPLALVDKRRPRPNVSEVVNVIGEVEGKNVIIRDDMIDTGGSLTGAAEALKKNGAETIYAACTHALLSGNAMQKVEDSVLDCLIVSDTIRLKDEMRNGKLEQLSVASLFGEAIKRIHEEKSVSSLFESSDQT from the coding sequence ATGACGCGGCTTAATCGAGGTACCGGAGGAGGGCGGCACGTGGCGGTCGGTTTGAAGATTCTGAGTGGGAATTCAAACGCACCGCTTGCAAAAGACATTTGCGAATATCTCGGCGTATCCCTGGGCAAAGCCGCCGTTTCACGTTTCAGCGACGACGAGATCCGGATACACATCAACGAGGACATCCGCGGGACCGACGTGTTCGTGGTCCAGTCGACCAACTCGCCGGCGGAGAACCTCGTCGAACTGCTGCTTTTGCTGGACGCGGCCAAACGGGCATCGGCGCGAAGGGCCACCGCGGTGATCCCCTATTACGGCTATGCCCGCCAGGACCGCAAGGCGGGACCCCGGGTGCCCATTTCGGCCAAGGTCATGGCGAACCTGATCGCCGCGGCCGGAGCGGACCGCGTGCTGACCATGGACCTGCACGCGCCCCAGATCCAGGGGTTCTTCGACATCCCCCTGGACCACCTGTACTCGGCGCCGGTATTCACGCGGCGGCTCAGGGAACTGGGGACTTCGGATGACCTGGTGATCGCGTCACCGGACGCCGGGGGCATGGCCATGGCCCGGTCCTACGGCAGGCGGCTGAACTGCCCGCTGGCCCTGGTGGACAAGCGGCGGCCGAGACCCAACGTGTCGGAGGTCGTCAACGTGATCGGCGAAGTGGAAGGAAAGAACGTGATCATCCGCGACGACATGATCGACACCGGGGGAAGCCTGACCGGCGCGGCCGAGGCCCTGAAGAAGAACGGCGCGGAGACGATCTACGCGGCGTGCACCCACGCCTTGCTCTCCGGTAACGCCATGCAGAAGGTGGAGGATTCCGTACTGGACTGCCTGATCGTCTCGGATACGATACGCCTGAAGGATGAGATGCGCAACGGCAAGCTGGAACAGCTGTCCGTGGCGTCCCTCTTCGGCGAGGCAATCAAGCGCATACACGAAGAAAAATCCGTCAGCTCGCTCTTCGAATCGTCGGATCAGACCTGA
- the ispE gene encoding 4-(cytidine 5'-diphospho)-2-C-methyl-D-erythritol kinase, which yields MTLRSFAKINLAIHLLGKRADGYHEIVTLMETVDLADDLEVSGLEKGTTITCSDPAVPTDGRNLAHRAAGLLRERCGLGDRGVRIHIEKRIPVAAGLAGGSGNAAMTLHGLNALWSLGLGEEDLMDLAAELGSDVPFCLRGGVAVASGRGEKVAWLDAPRPRHYVLVCPPLEVASGWAYSQWKMELTKNASCINLISSVMQAGDADGLASCLHNDLEPAVRAAHPEIDRARDLLADAGSRGILMSGSGPSVFGLASGRAEAERIAQVLRGRVEPSWRVFAVSSSSRRDDAA from the coding sequence ATGACCCTTCGTTCCTTTGCCAAGATCAATCTCGCCATTCACCTGCTCGGCAAGCGGGCCGACGGCTACCACGAGATCGTCACGCTGATGGAGACCGTGGACCTGGCCGATGACCTGGAAGTGTCCGGGCTGGAGAAGGGAACGACCATAACCTGCTCCGACCCGGCCGTGCCGACGGACGGTCGCAACCTGGCGCACAGGGCGGCCGGACTCCTGCGGGAGCGCTGCGGACTCGGCGACCGGGGCGTGCGCATTCATATCGAGAAGCGCATCCCCGTGGCCGCGGGACTCGCCGGCGGGAGCGGAAACGCGGCCATGACGCTGCACGGGCTCAACGCGCTCTGGTCGCTGGGGTTGGGGGAAGAAGACCTGATGGATCTCGCCGCGGAGTTGGGGTCCGACGTGCCCTTCTGTCTCCGTGGCGGCGTGGCCGTGGCTTCGGGACGGGGGGAAAAGGTCGCCTGGCTGGATGCGCCCCGACCGCGCCACTACGTCCTGGTCTGCCCGCCCCTGGAAGTCGCGAGCGGATGGGCCTACAGCCAATGGAAAATGGAATTGACAAAAAACGCTTCCTGTATTAACTTAATCTCTTCTGTCATGCAGGCCGGAGATGCCGATGGACTGGCCTCCTGCCTGCATAACGACCTGGAACCGGCGGTCCGGGCGGCCCACCCCGAAATCGACAGGGCGAGGGACCTGCTTGCGGACGCCGGATCGAGGGGCATACTGATGTCCGGCAGCGGTCCGTCGGTCTTCGGACTGGCGTCTGGCCGGGCGGAGGCGGAACGGATAGCACAGGTCCTGCGGGGACGGGTCGAACCGTCCTGGCGGGTCTTCGCGGTCTCCTCGTCATCCCGGCGGGATGACGCGGCTTAA